A genomic window from Triticum urartu cultivar G1812 chromosome 7, Tu2.1, whole genome shotgun sequence includes:
- the LOC125522006 gene encoding DEAD-box ATP-dependent RNA helicase 42-like: MSSGDDDRVTVSRHHHRDKDKDRDHSSSRRHRDKDRPSSRHHRDDRDGERERDRDRDRHHRDKERDREERKARERAEKEREKEEKREKEREREREREREEREMEKERERARRREERDREKEKSRRREAVDEEENEDRDRDRKRRRRSLHRHHHRDVEPEETPLTREEEEDAEEVERRRQKKEEDMEAEQQRLDDEMERRRRRVKEWQEKKRREQQQEDGASGGAAAIEADGGGKSGKKWTLDGEESDEEDVKKLEENAGTGAMDVDLPNMDNGSNSGAGLEEDEIDPLDAFMDSMVLPVVAKLESATTATESVLADNAGGLNDKSVKDATSNEDKKRQMMAIGRIMQGDDSDSDYDDANNGEAGSDDEDDAEFIKRVKKTKAEKLVIVDHSKIDYQPFRKNFYIEVKDIKNMPAEEAAAYRKLLELKVHGKDVPKPIKTWIQSGLTSKLLDTIKKLGFEKPMPIQAQALPVIMSGRDCIGVAKTGSGKTLAFVLPMLRHVKDQPPVVPGDGPIGLIMAPTRELVVQIYSDIKKFSKVLGINCVPIYGGSGVAQQISELKRGAEIVVCTPGRMIDILCTSSGKITNLRRVTFLVLDEADRMFDMGFEPQITRIVQNTRPDRQTVLFSATFPRQVEILARKVLTKPVEIQMGGRSVVNKDITQLVEVRPESERFFRLLELLGEWFANGKILVFVQSQDKCDSLLKELFQHGYPCLSLHGGKDQNDRESTLADFKSNVCSLLIATSVAARGLDVKDLELVVNYDVTNHYEDYVHRVGRTGRAGRKGCAVTFISEEEERYAPDLVKALELSEQAVPEDLKALADRFMSKVKQGTEQAHGTGYGGSGFKFNEEEEEARKSAKRAQAREYGYEEDKSDSDSDDEGGVRKQGGDVAAQAIAAAQAAAALAAARATSNAQQQVPATTAGSLLPLPVAPSQQNNEATQRALDAAYNLQKNLARIQAHAVPEHYEAELEINDFPQNARWKITHKETLVPIQEWTGAAITTRGTFIPQGKIVGANERKLYLFIEGPNESSVKKAKAELKRVLEDCANQALNLPGSAQTGKYSVL; encoded by the coding sequence atgtcgTCCGGCGACGATGACCGCGTCACCGTCTCCAGGCACCACCACCGGGACAAGGACAAGGACCGCGACCACTCTTCCTCTCGCCGCCACCGCGACAAGGACCGCCCCTCCTCTCGCCACCACCGCGACGACAGGGACGGTGAGCGGGAGCGGGACCGAGATCGCGACCGCCACCACAGAGACAAGGAGCGGGATCGAGAGGAGCGGAAGGCGCGGGAGCGGGCGGAGAAGGAGCGCGAGAAGGAGgagaagagggagaaggaaagggaaagggaaagggagagggagagggaggagagggAGATGGAGAAGGAGAGAGAGCGGGCGCGTCGTCGCGAGGAGCGGGATAGGGAGAAGGAGAAGTCGAGGAGGCGGGAGGCGGTCGATGAGGAGGAGAACGAAGATCGTGACCGCGACCGcaagcgccgccgccggtccttGCACCGGCACCACCACCGTGATGTGGAGCCAGAGGAGACACCGCTGacaagggaggaggaggaggatgcggaGGAGGTGGAGAGACGGCGGCAGAAGAAGGAGGAAGACATGGAGGCTGAGCAGCAGCGGCTTGATGACGAGATGGAGCGGCGCCGCCGCCGTGTTAAGGAGTGGCAGGAGAAGAAGCGCCGTGAGCAGCAGCAGGAGGATGGTGCCAGTGGTGGTGCAGCTGCCATTGAGGCTGATGGTGGAGGCAAGTCTGGGAAGAAGTGGACCTTGGATGGTGAGGAGTCGGATGAGGAGGATGTGAAGAAGTTGGAGGAGAATGCTGGCACTGGTGCCATGGATGTTGACCTACCAAACATGGATAATGGCAGTAACAGCGGGGCTGGTTTGGAAGAGGATGAGATTGATCCCCTCGACGCGTTTATGGACTCCATGGTGTTGCCAGTGGTTGCAAAGCTCGAGAGTGCCACAACAGCGACGGAGAGCGTGCTTGCTGACAATGCAGGTGGTTTGAATGACAAGAGTGTGAAGGATGCGACAAGTAATGAGGATAAGAAAAGACAGATGATGGCAATTGGAAGAATTATGCAAGGGGATGACTCTGACTCAGATTATGACGATGCTAATAATGGCGAGGCTGGATCAGATGATGAGGATGATGCAGAGTTCATAAAACGTGTCAAGAAGACGAAGGCAGAGAAGTTGGTTATTGTTGACCATTCCAAGATTGATTACCAACCATTCCGGAAGAATTTCTATATTGAGGTGAAAGACATAAAAAATATGCCAGCCGAGGAAGCGGCGGCCTACCGGAAGCTGTTGGAGCTCAAGGTGCACGGGAAAGACGTTCCGAAGCCAATAAAGACATGGATCCAGAGTGGTCTGACAAGTAAGCTACTTGACACTATCAAGAAGCTTGGTTTTGAGAAACCGATGCCTATACAAGCACAGGCGTTGCCAGTCATAATGAGTGGACGTGATTGTATAGGGGTTGCAAAGACTGGATCTGGGAAGACTCTAGCATTTGTCTTGCCCATGCTGAGGCATGTCAAAGATCAGCCGCCTGTTGTGCCTGGGGATGGCCCTATTGGGCTTATTATGGCTCCTACGAGAGAGCTTGTGGTGCAAATATATTCAGACATAAAAAAGTTCTCCAAGGTGCTTGGCATCAACTGTGTTCCTATATACGGAGGTTCTGGGGTTGCCCAGCAGATCAGTGAACTGAAGAGGGGTGCTGAAATTGTTGTTTGTACACCAGGCAGGATGATTGATATCCTTTGCACTAGCAGTGGCAAGATTACTAACCTTCGAAGAGTGACTTTCTTGGTGCTAGATGAAGCTGATAGGATGTTTGACATGGGTTTTGAGCCTCAGATTACTCGAATCGTTCAGAACACCCGTCCGGATAGGCAGACTGTCCTTTTCTCTGCCACTTTTCCACGGCAGGTGGAGATACTGGCACGTAAAGTGCTGACAAAGCCTGTTGAGATTCAGATGGGTGGGAGGAGTGTCGTGAACAAAGACATCACACAACTGGTGGAAGTGCGACCAGAAAGCGAGAGGTTCTTTAGGCTGTTGGAATTGCTTGGGGAGTGGTTTGCAAACGGAAAAATTCTTGTTTTTGTACagtcgcaagataagtgtgattCTCTACTGAAAGAGCTGTTCCAGCACGGATACCCATGTTTGTCTCTACATGGTGGAAAGGATCAAAATGACCGTGAATCAACTCTTGCTGATTTCAAGAGTAATGTATGCAGCTTGCTGATTGCTACCAGTGTTGCTGCAAGGGGTTTAGATGTGAAAGATCTTGAGCTTGTTGTCAATTATGATGTAACTAATCATTATGAGGACTATGTTCATCGGGTCGGGCGAACGGGTCGCGCTGGTAGGAAGGGCTGTGCTGTGACTTTTATTTCTGAGGAAGAGGAACGCTATGCACCAGACCTTGTTAAGGCTTTGGAGCTATCTGAACAGGCCGTTCCAGAGGACCTGAAAGCCTTAGCGGATCGATTTATGTCAAAGGTCAAGCAGGGAACAGAGCAGGCCCATGGAACGGGCTATGGTGGAAGTGGTTTCAAGTTCaatgaagaagaggaggaagcACGGAAATCTGCAAAAAGGGCTCAGGCAAGGGAATATGGATATGAGGAGGACAAGTCAGATTCAGATTCTGACGATGAAGGGGGTGTGCGTAAACAGGGAGGTGATGTTGCAGCACAAGCTATTGCTGCTGCTCAAGCTGCCGCTGCTTTGGCTGCTGCCAGGGCAACTAGTAATGCCCAGCAGCAAGTACCAGCCACAACGGCTGGCTCCTTGCTTCCTCTGCCGGTCGCACCTAGCCAACAAAACAATGAAGCCACACAACGAGCACTTGATGCTGCATACAACTTACAGAAAAATTTGGCAAGGATACAGGCCCATGCAGTTCCAGAACACTATGAAGCGGAGCTTGAGATTAATGATTTCCCACAAAATGCTCGCTGGAAGATCACTCACAAAGAGACATTGGTTCCCATTCAGGAATGGACTGGAGCGGCAATTACTACAAGGGGAACCTTCATTCCTCAAGGCAAAATTGTTGGTGCTAACGAGCGCAAGCTGTACCTGTTTATTGAGGGCCCCAATGAGTCTTCCGTCAAGAAGGCCAAAGCAGAATTGAAGCGTGTCCTTGAGGATTGTGCCAACCAGGCACTGAATCTTCCAGGTTCTGCTCAAACCGGAAAGTATTCTGTTCTTTGA